The following DNA comes from Methanothermus fervidus DSM 2088.
TGTCATGATTTCTTCTAATTTTTTAGTACCTTCAGCAACAGCATTTGCTATATCCCATGATGTAACTATTCCCCTAAGTTTATTATTTTTGTCAACTATTGGAACATGATTTATATTATTTTCCACAATTTTCTTTGCCACACTTTCCACACTTTCTGAAATACTAGCTACAATGGCAGGCTTGGTCTCAACATCTTTAACCAGTATTAATGGTTTTTTAATTTTCAGTGGTTTTAATTCCTTAGGTTTTTTAGGTAGAGGTTTTACATATTCTGACAGTGTAAATTCTCCTTTTTCTATCAATTTTTTTAATTCTTCAGCAACTTCCATCGCCATCTTATAAGATGATAAAGGTGATGTTGGTACTTCCTTATCATCTATAATTACTTTTCCAGATTTTAATTCCTCATAATTTGTTTCAGCAACTACAGGTCTATCTCTACTTGGCACGCCATAGTCAATTATCTTACACTTTATATCTTTATCACTTACTCCAGTTCTTAAGGCAATTTTTTCATTTAAGACAGGAATTGGTATTCCAACTCCTAAATAAATTGTTGGTCCATACTTATGTATAGTAGCTCCTCTTACAAACTTAGGATCCATGTCTTTCATGTCCGCTTTTAGCATTAATGTTCCTGCAGGAGAAACTGGGATATCTTTGTGTCTTTCTACGCCAACTCTATGTTGTGTTCCCTCTCCAACAACATATCCTTGAGCACCTGCAAGAAATACTTTTGTTCCTATTCCTATACATTCAAAATATGGATCATTGAGCAGTGGACTTAATTCACCTGCGCTTGAGTAGGTTACATTGCCAAAATTGGGAAGTAAGGTACCCATATAGGTATATAGTGTTTCATTGCTAGAATTAGTTGCGGCAGCATAATTTTGGTAACAATTTCTTGGGTTTACCATTATTGCTTGGTTTATTTCAGATAAAGAAATTGCAGTTTCTATTTTTTTTAATGGATAACAATCTGTTCCAAAACCTTCTGCCACAAGTTCAACTTCTTTGCCTTTTATAAGGTCCTCTATTACGTGGCCTCCACCATAATCAAATTTTTTTTCAGGATCAATATTAGGTTGTGCAGCACCTATATAAATATCTACAGCAGCTATACCAGCGTAAGCCTCTACTCCATTCAAATAAGCCCTTTTAATTTTTATTGGAGGTTCTGCATGGCCTAAATTTAAAAATGCTCCTGAAGAACACATTGCACCAAAAGTTCCAGTAGTAACTACATCAATTTCTTTAGCAGCTTTTTTTGCGCCATCATCTCTTACAATTTCAACCATTTCAGATGCTGTAACTACTACTGCATCTCCATTTTTTATTTTTTGGTTTATTTCTTCTAATGATTTCAAATGTAATCCCTTCTATGTAATTATCCAGAAAATAAATTTGTTACTTCTTGTATTGCATCTGATTTTGCTAAAACCAATAATCTATCGTTTTCTTTAATTTTTGTATTAGGTTGAGGAATTTTTATTTCATCGTTACTATAAATTGCAGCTATGATGTAATCTTTTGTTGGCGATAACTCCTCTACATTTTTTCCTACAACTTCTTTGTTTTTTACAACTAGTTCTAATATTTCTGCTTCACCCCTACCTAATACAATGAGATCAACTACTTTTGGACGTGTTATATATTTTTCAAGATATCCTGCTGCACTTCTTTCAGGACTTATAACGTGATCTATACCTACATCTCGGAATGTATCTTCATTTTCTGGATTGTTTACTCGTGCAATAGTTTTTGGAACATTGTATTTTTTTGCAAGGATACATCCCATAAGATTTGCTTCATCACTACCAGTTGCTGCAACAAAAACATCAGCATTTTCAATGCCAGCACTTTCTAAAATATTTCTTTCTGTTCCTTTACCACAAATTACTGGAATGTTTAATTCAGATTCTAATTTCTTACATCTCTCTTTGTCTCTTTCTATAACAGTTACTTCATGTCCATCGGATGTTAAAAGGTCTGCAAGTGTTGAACCTACTCTACCTCCACCCATTATCACAACATACATTTTTTCACCTTTCTTTTTTACTAAAAAATCTGGTAAAATAAATTTATCAAAATGAAAAATCTTCTTTTTTAACTGTATTAGTGATTTTGAAGTGAAAAAATTATTTAAGTTTTTTCATTGAAAATAATAATTCTCTACACAAATAGACTAAAAAATCATTGACAAATAAATTACACATTGAGGGGTATGATGGACATTGGAAAATTAGAAAAATTAACTTTGGAGTTAGAGAAAAAAGTTGAATATGTTGATGTTAGTGCAACTCAAATATCTACAAATTCCATTGTTATGAAGGATGGAAACATTCAAGAAATAAAATCAGGGATTGAAAGTGGTATAAGAGTGAGAGTAATTAAAAATGGAATGTGGAAGATAGGATTTTTTAGGGGCACTGATGATATAGATTATATGTATAAAAGAATGGTTAAGGTAGTTGGTTCAGGCAGTGTTGCATTAGCAAAATGTGATCCAATAGTCGGCAATTTTAAATCACCAATGAAAATAAATCCTTCTGATGTACCGATAGATGAAAAAAAGGAAATGGTAGTGGAAGTTGAAAAAGCTGCAAATATTAAAAAGGTTGTAAGCACCGCAGTAAATTATGTAGATGTAAATGTAAAAAATGTATTCTTAAGTTCTGAAGGTGCAAACGCTAGTAAAAATGAATCTAAAGTTGCATTATTTATCAATGCAGTTGCATCTGATGGTAAAACCTTACAATTTAGCAGTGATAGAATTGGAAATGTTGGTGGATTTGAAATTATTAAACAAGCTGATTTAGAAAAACTTGGCAGAAAAGTTGGAAAAAATGCTGTAGAGCTGTTATCTGCTGAATCACCGCCTTCAGGTAGATTTACAATTGTAACAGATTGTGAACTCACAGGAGTTTTTATACATGAAGCTGTTGGACATG
Coding sequences within:
- a CDS encoding protein of unknown function DUF39 (COGs: COG1900 conserved hypothetical protein~InterPro IPR000644: IPR002708: IPR013785: IPR016426~KEGG: mth:MTH855 inosine-5'-monophosphate dehydrogenase related protein VIII~PFAM: protein of unknown function DUF39; CBS domain containing protein~SMART: CBS domain containing protein~SPTR: O26943 Inosine-5'-monophosphate dehydrogenase related protein VIII~PFAM: CBS domain; Domain of unknown function DUF39); its protein translation is MKSLEEINQKIKNGDAVVVTASEMVEIVRDDGAKKAAKEIDVVTTGTFGAMCSSGAFLNLGHAEPPIKIKRAYLNGVEAYAGIAAVDIYIGAAQPNIDPEKKFDYGGGHVIEDLIKGKEVELVAEGFGTDCYPLKKIETAISLSEINQAIMVNPRNCYQNYAAATNSSNETLYTYMGTLLPNFGNVTYSSAGELSPLLNDPYFECIGIGTKVFLAGAQGYVVGEGTQHRVGVERHKDIPVSPAGTLMLKADMKDMDPKFVRGATIHKYGPTIYLGVGIPIPVLNEKIALRTGVSDKDIKCKIIDYGVPSRDRPVVAETNYEELKSGKVIIDDKEVPTSPLSSYKMAMEVAEELKKLIEKGEFTLSEYVKPLPKKPKELKPLKIKKPLILVKDVETKPAIVASISESVESVAKKIVENNINHVPIVDKNNKLRGIVTSWDIANAVAEGTKKLEEIMTKRVITAKENEPIDVAARRMDKYNISGLPVVDKDNRVIGIVTAEDISRIIGREKK
- a CDS encoding TrkA-N domain protein (COGs: COG0569 K+ transport systems NAD-binding component~InterPro IPR016040: IPR003148: IPR006037: IPR006036~KEGG: mth:MTH1265 trk system potassium uptake protein TrkA~PFAM: TrkA-N domain protein; TrkA-C domain protein~SPTR: O27333 Trk system potassium uptake protein trkA homolog~PFAM: TrkA-N domain; TrkA-C domain), coding for MYVVIMGGGRVGSTLADLLTSDGHEVTVIERDKERCKKLESELNIPVICGKGTERNILESAGIENADVFVAATGSDEANLMGCILAKKYNVPKTIARVNNPENEDTFRDVGIDHVISPERSAAGYLEKYITRPKVVDLIVLGRGEAEILELVVKNKEVVGKNVEELSPTKDYIIAAIYSNDEIKIPQPNTKIKENDRLLVLAKSDAIQEVTNLFSG
- a CDS encoding peptidase U62 modulator of DNA gyrase (COGs: COG0312 Zn-dependent protease and their inactivated homologs~InterPro IPR002510~KEGG: mth:MTH856 zinc metalloproteinase~PFAM: peptidase U62 modulator of DNA gyrase~SPTR: O26944 Uncharacterized protein MTH_856~PFAM: Putative modulator of DNA gyrase), with translation MDIGKLEKLTLELEKKVEYVDVSATQISTNSIVMKDGNIQEIKSGIESGIRVRVIKNGMWKIGFFRGTDDIDYMYKRMVKVVGSGSVALAKCDPIVGNFKSPMKINPSDVPIDEKKEMVVEVEKAANIKKVVSTAVNYVDVNVKNVFLSSEGANASKNESKVALFINAVASDGKTLQFSSDRIGNVGGFEIIKQADLEKLGRKVGKNAVELLSAESPPSGRFTIVTDCELTGVFIHEAVGHASEADIVLKNDSILKNKIGKKIGSELVTIIDDPTTNGFGYYVYDSEGVKASPTTIMKNGILKSFINSRETAYQLNMNPTGNARAAFGHEPLVRMSNTYLKPRDQSFDELIEDVKEGVYLKGSRGGQVDTTRGTFQFNAERSFKIENGRITTPLRDVSMSGNILEVLKNVDAVGSDFKINAGFCGKYGQTVAVGDGGPHIRIKNVLIGGKNVI